The Oryzias latipes chromosome 16, ASM223467v1 genomic sequence gtagccCAGAAGTTTATATGCTTTGCATGATGCAGCTGTTGGTGCACTTTTCTGAGTCCATCTTGGaacatttgtagtttttgtagTCTAGTAAAGCTGGGCcaaagtcttcttttttttttttccttttaaacgtCTTGTTCCTTCTTCTTTGACCTTCAACGTTTGCCAATAGGGACACGGAAAATCTAAATAGGAAAAGGACATATGAGGGACTTTTTTAGGAAGATTTTAGGTGTGCTATAGTTTGATTAACACTTTTTGACAAAGAAGTTAAAGTAAAAGTCTAATTTGAGTTGACCCGTGACCCCGGTCCAAATAAGCTAGAACAGATGGAGAGATAGATAGTTCaagttttaggaaaaaaagtgataatttacaaaaaattattacaattttatgtttataaataaataatctcaAACAGGTTGTTTAAATTTTGACTAACGTATAACGGTTAAAATATCCTAGTAAATTGATTGACATACAACACACTTTACTGTAGTCGATTATTTTAATTGGGCGGTTATGATGAAGAGTGTGGTGGAAATGTAAAATAACTAGTTAAAGGGCCAATACCATGCTAATCTTAAGCATTTTTTTAGTAAACAATATTCATGTATATGATAAaattggcacacaaaagaacatttttttttatgagagatgagttattttcacagccctttttcctacccggaagtagGCACCTCTGAGACACCggctttcactccttgtgggtgccgcccatttcatgacatcaacctagagccggcctgtCCGTGTCTCTGCGTCTCGCCCACAAAAttaaacaacatccaaacttttgtgaagatggatgtgcacattgtgcatatataaaaggaaagagtttttgccaaacaccgttagctccacaaagaaagtgggtgtgtgtgttagcctgggggtggtgctggcagcgcagactcttcctggaaggggctgtccTCACCGGTCTACTTCATCTCGTGAGAAtccgctcgtttttgtggattggggggggggctggtgctcagactgcagatttttagaggaatacccAAAAAAGCGTGAACGGAtcaaataccgctttggggctTCTTTTCGTGAAGAATGAGCATTATAATGcacttaaaaactaaaaaattgattttggatGGTATAGgccttgaaataaaaaatgtactcAGTGCATTTTGAcacttgtttgtgtgtttcattgctctaaaatgaaatcaaactgGTTTGCGAACattgtttttctcttgttctTTTGTTGCTTCAGTCCACGCCTCCATGAAGTCCATAATGAGTTCACTAACATCTGAAAGGGAGAGACTAAGACAATGTCTGGATCATGAAACGTTTCTTCCCACCTCGCCTCAAGTTGTCAATTTGAAGAACACGCTCGCTGCGGTATGTGAAGGAACACGAAAAGGGCAAAGCTTTCAGTCAGCAGGAACAGGTTAGGTACTCCACCTTCTCTTCAGCCATGCTCTCAGATGCCATGTCCTCCCACAGCTCTTGTCAGGCGTAACCCACTGATGAGACATTTAGAAGGATCACACGCTCATTGTTTGATGACTGCCTACCTGAATCAGCAGCCGTGTGTCCAATGGTTGCTTCCTCCTACAGAaaggctttttctgttttctgtctctGCTGACACACATTCATCGTCATGTCAGCTCGGAAATGTGTTGGCGTTGAAAGCAGACGTTCTTTTTGACATAAAAGTAAATTCTCCTGCATTGGGAAGTTAGTGTCCTGTATGCCAAAACACATATTTCTCTTTCAAAAACACGTTTGGCTTTTCCACatagtttgtctgtttttagtCAACCTCACACTGAAATGATGATGTTTTGGTTCTAAGAGTAATCCACTACTACAGCTCTGGtaattgaatacatttttggtGGGGTTTGTATTATAAGTAATGTCCATGTTGGTTATTTTCTTTTAGGCTTTAGCCCAGAACTCAGAGCTGAGAGAGCGACTGAGCAAGATTCACTCCGAGTCCCACATCGTAGAgcccacacaaaaaaatctgtctgcCCCTGTGCAGGTGGGTGCAGGAAGTTGGCGTCAAGATGATGCTTACTATCTGTCATCATTTTCTTTCCACACCATCAGAACTTACCACGGAATGACTGAGCCAAATATTATTGCCCCCATACTCCACATTTATGAATGTGCCACATAATCTTTTCCCTAAATGACCCTCCTCCTTTTTTGATCAGATTAGCTGTCAGGGTTTGGTAAAACAATTCACTCATTTGAAGATTTGTTAAACATTGTACAAAATTGGTGCACTTCCTGGAAAGGTGGACTGACTCATTAGACTCAACTGGAGAGTCACTGTACCTGCGGCTCCAAACTGAGCTGCCTATGTGAAACAAAGCAGgaacatgctttttttaaataaagctgagCTATTCAggataattagaaaaaaatgtagttagATAGAAACTGAAATACTTATTTAATGCAATTGGAATATGACAAGCTTTATTTGGATTAATATACcgtaacaacaacaacagcagcatgAATCTCTTTTGCGCTATTTGCATTAATCATGTAAACTGACCATTCAGCATTTAGGGAAAGAGATCTGCAGCGTGACTTTAAactgaagctttaaaaaaaggaactaaTATAGGTTCAAACAAGAGGGGGAAAATATTATAAGGAAAATAATTAACAGTATATAATACAATAAATAACCAACTAACTATATAAATCCTGATTAGCATGAAATGTATAGTAAAGTAATACATTCCAATATAATATCTAGTAACTGTTTTATTAGAAAACCAAGAATATAACATTAAGAAAGTTTTTACAAATAATGTTAACATAAAGAAATGAGTACATTTGTTTGGGATGGCAGAAGTGTAATAATGAAAAGAAGGACAATGAATGAAAGTGTGACTGTCAATCCCTCAGTGTGTGGAGCTAAGGTGTTGCCCTTTCCTTCTTCTCATTTGGTCTTTGTTTCTGTCACACACAGGACTGCATGGATAACTCCCATACCCTTGTCCATCAAGCATCCAATGAGAGCCGAGCCTCAGTTGCAGACTCGATTTCAGAATTCTTCGATGCGCAGGAGGTCCTGCTATCTGCCAGTTCCTCAGAAAACGAGGTAACGTCTGTGATCtgacattttattcaaaatcttcttacaggtggacatttttttaaccaaaaaaaaaaacaatatgtcACACCAAATGACAGCTGGACAAGAATTGCTTTAATCTAAAAATACAGAAAGCCACGAGCTTTCAGATCCAACTTTTTCAATTTATGACATGCTTTTCTTTCCCAACAGAAAGTTGAAAGTACAGCTTATTCAGaggatataaaaataaatctactcCCGACTATGTGAaagctcattttttttctgtttcagatatCAGAGGATGACTCATACATTAGTGATATTAGCGACACCATTTCTGTGGATAACTTAAGTAATGATTTGGAAACTGATAGATCAAACTCAGgtaagctgaagaatttttaTTAGTCAAACATGTTACTTCTGTTTCCTTTAACGGTTTGTCTTCTGCCAGGTTCAGGGGATGGGATGGTCGTTTGTCGGCGCAGATCCTGTTTACCTGCATTCACGCCAAATGGCGGCTCCATCAGCATGTGGAACATCCTGAGGAACAACATAGGCAAAGATCTATCCAAGGTGGCCATGCCAGTGGCTCTGAACGAGCCGCTGAACATGCTGCAGAGACTCTGTGAGGAGCTGGAGTACAGCGAGCTCTTAGATAGGGCTGCCAACACACACGACCCCTATGAACGCATGGTGAGATACTACATTACCTTGCACATCCTAATCACTCTTTGTGCCAAACATCACTGAGATCCAGCTCTAAAACTATATCAGCTATGATATATTTTTGCTCATGGTTGCAGAGTTTAGCAGTATATGTCCTCAAAGTTCCACTACCTTCTTCCAAAGTTCTAGCATGATGcgttgttaaataaatatgaatatttagtctttttttatttacttcacAACTTCCCCACAATTAAGAGACGCTGACAGAATAGTTTCTTGTCTCATAAGAAAGTACAAAACCCAACTTCTAGGACTTTGTATCAAaataacagaaagaagaaagaaataatCCAGTTTAAGAACACTACAGTATGTAAAACCCAAATGCAATACGTTTtatgaaaccataaaaaaaggGAGCCACAACAACAGAAATTTAATaacaaacattatttttaaggCACCCACAAACGTCCTTTTTTATGCAGTTAATGatagaaataattttaatttcttGGATGTACAGAATGCAtaacattctgttttttttttcctttttatctgccaaaaaagattatttaaacAGCAACTCATGGGAACAGCTTGTACAGATcagtgaaagtttttttttagcataaaaaCAAGGAACAATGGGCGGAAAAAAAGACTTCAGCTCTGCAAACattctaaaaaaatgtcaaaagtatgtttaagtttttaaattattcttcAAAAGAACCAGTGTACAAGCCCCCTGAAGTATTTAGTAATTTCTACTCTAGTCTAGCTATTTTTACAGAGCTACCACCTAAAAAGCAGACGAGAACTTTAAGAACTACAACGAGAATGGTcatgtgttaaataaatgaacagttGCTGTTTTCCCTTTAACTCTCTAACAGTCTGAGGACACGACTACAGTTTGTGCAGCACATCCTACTTATGCTGCTTTCTGCCTATTTCCAaggttaatctttttttttaataactaatTTTAACACTATAACCCTGCCCTAAATTCACTCTCCCTTATGTGACATCAGTACAGCCATAACCCCTTTATGTAACAAATGTTACTGAGTGCTGGATGATTAGAAAATGTGGCAACAATCACCTGAATCTGCAAGGAGAAGGTTGTGTCACATCCCGCTGCAAAGGAAAAGATAATTGATGTGTGAGTActgtgtttaaaacaaaaggTTGTGTGTGGGACGAGAAAATGACCTCAAAGACATTCTATGTAGTGAGTcaataaaaagcattaaaaagattaaaaacaacaatgttcacaaactttgatttgaaactgtttgtgagctttaattaaaagttaaagcaaaaacagacgACTGCCTTTGAAACAAAGAGTATTCAGTCAGAGCAAAGAAGGTGATTGGGATTATTTATGAACCAATAATCTgaggcaaataaaaaaagacagatgaaaCTGTTCTCTTTTGGTAGATGTTCATAGCTACGTTTGTGGTGTCAGGCTACGCATCCAGCTACTACAGAACTGGAGGAAAACCTTTCAACCCTGTTCTGGGAGAGACGTTTGAATGTAACCGGCCCGACAAAGGCTTTCGATTTGTTGCAGAGCAGGTATacaccattttttttcacatttttttagagGGTGTCCAACTTGACTCATAATAACGGACTAAATTGTGCTCAAAAATAATAGACAACACAATAGTATTTCAAGATGTGtaagactttttttcaaattgcaggTCAGCCATCATCCTCCTATCTCAGCCTGCCATGCTGAGtccaaaaactttgttttctggCAAGGTACTTGGATGTTCATACATTTATTGATAAGATATTGTTGCTGTTGTTTACATTTGGACATCTacttttgtagatgtgagatgTAAGAACAAATTCTGGGGAAAGTCACTAGAGATCGTTCCTGTGGGCACCACTCATGTAACTCTGCCGGGGTGAGTATATTCAGCTTAGTTTGGCGTCCTTGTGCAGACTGTGCAGCATGTCTGACCCAGAACTTTTCCAACAAGCAGCTGTCCCATTTCCACCTGGAGCGGGAACAGCTGCAGAGCTTCTATTTTGTATCCTGTGTTTTCTATATTACAGACTGTTTTGTttccagctaaaaaaaaagtgctgagttttaaatttaagaatattgttgtatttttgtataaTCTCAATACACAAGCAGTATAATTAATATTTACACACAGCTAAATCTGTTTAACTGCAGCAGTTAAGAACTGATAAATATaagttttggttctgtttctgtCAGATTTGGTGACCATTATGAGTGGAACAAGGTGACCTCCTGCATCCACAACATCCTGAGCGGGCAGCGCCGCATAGAGCACTATGGGGAAATATCCATCAAGAACACTAACAGTGACATTTGCCAGTGCAAAATCACTTTTATCAAGGTGAAGcccaaaaaagaaaggaaataaaTGTGATCTTTCCTCATTCTAATACCTcattaataatggattagattttaTCTGCggttttccagacgctcaaagcgcttacaatgtgtccattattcattcactcctcatttatacttggtgatggtaagacACTGAtgaagccacagctgccctggggcagactgacagaggcgtggctgccaatTCGCAAccacggcccctctgaccatcaccgggacatttaaatgcattcacacaccagtggagccacactcgAGCCAGAAGGcagtgaagtgtcttgcccaaggagacAATGACAGTTgacctggggggagcggggatcgaaccactGACCCTTTGATCATCAAGCTTTTATCAGCTAGTTTCCTGGTACttcataaacatgtttttctctgtttaagtTTCTGTAATGTAAACCCCAAagggaaatatatattttttcatgataaatCCTGTTTCTCCTTCATTCTCCAGCACACCAGCTTCACAGATGAAGATTTTCACCTTCATACTAGCAAGCATCTctgcatgtttttcattttaatgtatgGACACTGCTGGGAGGAAGAGTTTAATTGCTTTTGAGAGTACTTCTAAAAATGTATCTCCCAAAGCTTTGCTGGTTAGCAAGTCAAGACATGCCAGGCCTAATTATGCACCATCATCTCTCATGGCTCGTGCCGGCTCCTAAGAGCATGATCCAGAGCAGAAACTGTTTGTGCAACAGCAGCATCTGCTGACGGGAAGATGCCATTGTCGTCATTCCTGATCGTCAGTGATAGACTCTAGTTTTTATCTGTTATTATTCAACAGACGAGTTATTGGAGTTCACGTGTAAACGAAGTGGAGGGCACCATCACAGATAACAAAGGAAAAGTCATCCACCGAATCTTTGGAAAGTGGCATGAAGCGGTCTTCTGTGGAGACCCGCCATCAGCTAAATGCATCTGGAGAGCAAGTACTTAACCTTTATTTCTTCTACCATGCATGTTCAATTAGTTGGGTCTGATGCACTTGATGTTGTTTCTCTCACAGATGCAATGCCAGTCAACCATGAACAATATTATGGTTTCACAAAGTTTGCAATTGAGCTGAATGAGTTGGACCCATCCCTGACACCGCTGCTACCACCTACAGATACCCGACGGCGAGTGGACCAAAGGTAAGAAGTCTATTAAATCCTCTCACTTTTTGTTTATGCACGTAAAAAGTTTTCATTGTAAGTTTTTTCTGgcgaaaaaaatatataataatgtGCAAAGTACATGTACTACGATAAAAATGTCGGATTAAGCtgagaaacacatttttgaagttGTCATTGTGCTCCAGgcaataaataaaaccattCGCTTTAAAGTAGAACAGAAATAGttctcttttaaaaagaaaatagaaatggTTCAGACACTTTCCATTTCACAAAGCTATTTTCAGCTCACCTTTGAAAGGTTTACACATCTTCAAAGTTAGCACTTCTGCCCCGAGGCAGAACAAAGAGAAAAGTGAGACTCTAGACTTTTTCATCTGCCGTTTCTTATCCTCAGTTTGTTGGTTTTGCCAACAATCAGTGGGAGCACTGCAAAAACTAAATCTTAGGAAAGTATaatctttttaagaaaaattttcttattttctgtcttgcaagaaaaataatcttttctcaattgcaaaataattttagtttaagaaaacgtGTCTAAGTGACTagaattgttttcttaaaatacgAACTCTtaataagaacatttttcaaaccccattggcagattttttaatttaattttatttatttttttgctatttaaagACGTACagtattttgtaattttaagaatttttgacttacTTCTAGGGGTCTGTTTTTGTAGTGAATCTGACGACTGAACATAAATGTTTAACGCTTTTATGATGAATATGTCTTGTTGGCAGATTGCTTGAGGAGGGGAATTTGGAGGCTGCAGAGGAACAGAAGCAGAGGATTGAACAGCTGCAGAGAGACAGACGGAAAGTCCTGGAGGACAACAAGGAAGTGCACCAGCCGAAATTCTTCAGGTACTCTACATACACATTTCACTTTGGgggtttattgatttaaaagtaAAGTGCACTTAGTCTTAATGACCAATCACACAATTATATAAATTCCGCAAacctattttattttcacactttttaggGCAGCACAATTTGAActcacaaaaaaggtttttgttggtGGTATAAAGGGTTAAGATGAACAAATACTGTTACCATCGGTAGACATCGAGCAAGCAAAAATGGGCTCCATAAATAGAAGATAGCTTTaacttttcaatttttaaagtaGGACAACCTTTGAGAGGAATGAGCTTTAAGACAACGTTGCATCTGATAGGCTTTATGATAAAACAGGCTTTTTgatgattaaataaaagtaagaTGGGAAGTTACAGGCAGTCaaacaaattattatttataatcCAACAGTTTGATGgcaattttacataaaaattatTTGTATGAGTGATCCAGCTCATAAAGAGGAAATAAACTTAAGATCTATCTCCAAATTAGTTCAAGTGGTTGCAAACctttcaatttctttttgcaGTCGAGATTTTAATGCCTGACATTTATATATTTGGTCTGTTAGTAAAAGATGGAGTCGGAATAAGCAAAAAGGAAACTCGTAAGTTTACTTTAGAATTTCTTTTAGTTAGAAACAAGGATCCTCTTCTATTTAAAGCCAAAACTCACAACTTTATCCTAAAATATTtgacaatttgtttttaattgtacctttttcaaaacacatttgATATAATAAATGATTACAAATTTACAGGGATCTTtgttacagtaaaaaacaaattgcaCAGTTTTGCTGTctgattattcttttttattgcttttccCCACAGTAAGTCGAAGGATGACACATGGGTGAGCAACTACACATACTGGGAGCTGAGAGAGGACCCTGGATTTGTCCACATAGACTTTCCGacactgtggtgacccctgagcTGCAGATAACACAACTCCAACCTCCTATGATCCAGGCTGATTTTGATGCTGTCCATAACCCTGTCAGCAGCAGTCAACACTCAGTTTCTGCATTACACTCCATCAAAGTAATTGCCTTAAGAGATGTTCTGCGCTGAGTACACATCTATTCAAGAGCATTTGTTCGGATTCTCCTCTGTTTTTGAAAGATTTGCCCTTTCTTCCACATTTACGCTGTTTTGAGAACTGGTTGAATGATAAAACAATTTCATAGTGAATCCACACTAGTTTGAAATGTACGGAACAACTCTTCACTTCAGCTGTTGTCTGTTCTTGAACATTTTCTACCTCTGAGACAAATTGGCCTCGTTCTGTTACTTAATAAGTGTAATCATACAATATTTATTCCGCATCGCCTGATGCCTTACTACTTTTAAGGacgttattttatttattttgttgcactgcATTAAAGTCTGTGTTTTGTGAGGATGGGcagaaactgtttaaaaacTCTGTACTATGTGCTGAGCTTATTCTTTCTTTTCCCAGTGGAGTTTTACTGCTATTTTGTTTGAACTGGGTGAATGGTGGTACAAATATATAAGCAGAAGTAGCAAATACTAATTATAGAGAAACAAGCATACCCTTTATTTGCGCCCCCAAGGGCACAATAGGCTCTGGAactgtccaaaaatatgctccaagagatcaaataaaaaaaactggctttgtttcactttttcggTTGTCTGTCATATTTATCTGggaattttatttctgtttaatgGTAATCTATTTCTGACTAATTctgttataaatatatttatatacaacTCACaacaaaagttgtatttttttgttgttcttttaagTTTCAGTTGATTTGACCAGCAACTGAATTTAGTCTCATTCAGATCAAATATTCACAGATATTTATCAGATAGTTATCTGAGATTGCAATATTTGGTGAAGACTTTGTGTTATTGCTTCCTGGTTATCCAAGATCAGAGCCCAGAAAAGTCAGTGCTAGCGCTATATGGGTAGTAAATATAGAGATCTCTCcttgccattattttaacataaatgtaaaaaaaaagtacagacaGTGTATCACTTACTTTATATTTTAGATGGTACAATTG encodes the following:
- the osbpl3 gene encoding oxysterol-binding protein-related protein 3, which encodes MNPEDSSTALPQKISSMSSSNSSSSSKHDSRQDSWEMVEGLSGILSNAMEPQKQEGYMLKKRKWPMKGWHKRYFFLDKGTLKYGKSRSDIEKGKLHGCIDVGFSVMAIKKKAKCIDLDAEENIYHLKVKTEEMFDEWVSNLRHHRLYRQNVSTIPNEKSFCFPHYPSPNSPTLADAALIRRRMSVRRQSTVHPAGAFPLGSNSQAKVVAWLQSSEEMDKCSKDLSVCESYLLELNHMLKNMEVLHRTYSAPSIQALQNSTFNSPKKEKRLQRKWRAKTYSKDVKTTLQVPGNISSGSTRLHASNPNLSTAALLNGKADPEPLDSPFDVAKLQEDFYSVAANFHASMKSIMSSLTSERERLRQCLDHETFLPTSPQVVNLKNTLAAALAQNSELRERLSKIHSESHIVEPTQKNLSAPVQDCMDNSHTLVHQASNESRASVADSISEFFDAQEVLLSASSSENEISEDDSYISDISDTISVDNLSNDLETDRSNSGSGDGMVVCRRRSCLPAFTPNGGSISMWNILRNNIGKDLSKVAMPVALNEPLNMLQRLCEELEYSELLDRAANTHDPYERMMFIATFVVSGYASSYYRTGGKPFNPVLGETFECNRPDKGFRFVAEQVSHHPPISACHAESKNFVFWQDVRCKNKFWGKSLEIVPVGTTHVTLPGFGDHYEWNKVTSCIHNILSGQRRIEHYGEISIKNTNSDICQCKITFIKTSYWSSRVNEVEGTITDNKGKVIHRIFGKWHEAVFCGDPPSAKCIWRANAMPVNHEQYYGFTKFAIELNELDPSLTPLLPPTDTRRRVDQRLLEEGNLEAAEEQKQRIEQLQRDRRKVLEDNKEVHQPKFFSKSKDDTWVSNYTYWELREDPGFVHIDFPTLW